Proteins encoded within one genomic window of Phototrophicus methaneseepsis:
- a CDS encoding AraC family transcriptional regulator, translating to MNTVSRLHQPIKEQTKFWRMPQYDNMELLHATFITHAFTRHYHEWYAIGMIERNHYTFYYRGAMHTIHAGQIVVINPGEIHSGEAIDEIGWTYRMLYPGITMMRQIAYEVTGKFWDLPTFPQGVIDDLDLARAIQRCHMALEDPHMRLMHDTLIRDVFSMMILRHAENKPMPLRLGHERRAVALAKEYMAVHYADNITLEDLSSQAGLSPYHLARVFRAETGMAPHQYLINLRVNRARVLLESGLPIVDAATMTGFTDQSHLSRYFKRILGITPGQYSL from the coding sequence ATGAATACGGTAAGCCGTTTGCATCAGCCTATAAAAGAGCAAACGAAATTCTGGCGTATGCCGCAGTACGACAATATGGAACTGCTGCATGCGACTTTTATTACGCATGCTTTTACACGCCACTACCACGAGTGGTACGCCATCGGCATGATCGAACGGAACCACTATACATTTTATTATCGTGGGGCGATGCACACGATCCATGCCGGGCAGATCGTCGTCATCAACCCTGGCGAGATTCATAGCGGCGAAGCCATTGATGAGATCGGCTGGACGTACCGGATGCTGTATCCGGGTATCACCATGATGCGCCAGATTGCTTATGAGGTGACGGGGAAGTTCTGGGATTTGCCCACATTCCCGCAGGGCGTGATTGACGATTTGGACCTGGCGAGGGCCATACAGCGATGCCACATGGCCCTGGAAGACCCTCATATGCGCTTGATGCACGATACATTGATTCGGGATGTCTTCAGCATGATGATCCTGCGCCATGCTGAAAATAAGCCAATGCCACTCAGGCTCGGCCATGAACGGCGCGCCGTCGCGTTGGCTAAGGAATATATGGCCGTTCATTACGCAGATAACATCACGCTGGAAGATTTATCGTCACAGGCGGGCCTCAGTCCGTATCATCTGGCGCGCGTCTTCCGGGCAGAAACAGGCATGGCACCCCACCAGTACCTCATCAACCTGCGTGTGAACAGGGCACGCGTTCTATTGGAGAGCGGGCTGCCTATTGTGGATGCCGCCACAATGACGGGCTTTACAGACCAGAGCCACTTATCGCGTTACTTCAAACGTATCCTGGGCATTACCCCAGGGCAGTATTCACTCTGA
- a CDS encoding AzlC family ABC transporter permease — MTSYAAAKPEDSPRRAFFHGAKDTVPLIIGAIPFGIIYGAIAINAGLSPWATLGMSLFVFAGSAQFIAAGLVGQGVGLGFIILTTFIVNLRHMLYAASLAPYLKGLPQRWLALLAFWLTDETYAVVITRYQQAEGQPHAHWYHLGSSVAMYLNWQLCTLIGIVAGTQFEGIADLGLDFALVVTFIGIVVPLIVSRPMLISALVAGIVALLTNNMENKAGLMVAAFAGIAAGMLAEAILQPDPQKPVVTLNGDGS; from the coding sequence ATGACAAGTTATGCGGCTGCAAAGCCTGAAGACTCTCCACGCCGCGCTTTTTTCCATGGCGCAAAAGATACGGTCCCGCTGATTATTGGCGCGATTCCATTTGGCATCATCTATGGTGCCATCGCTATCAATGCCGGGTTATCTCCCTGGGCTACGCTTGGCATGTCCCTGTTTGTCTTTGCTGGTTCGGCACAATTCATCGCTGCCGGGTTGGTTGGGCAGGGGGTCGGGCTGGGATTCATCATCCTGACGACGTTCATCGTCAATCTACGGCATATGTTGTATGCGGCTTCGCTGGCCCCATATCTGAAGGGCCTTCCTCAACGTTGGCTGGCACTATTGGCTTTCTGGCTGACGGATGAGACTTATGCTGTCGTCATCACGCGTTACCAACAAGCCGAAGGCCAACCACATGCTCATTGGTATCATCTTGGGTCTTCAGTGGCAATGTATCTCAACTGGCAGCTCTGCACGCTCATTGGCATTGTAGCCGGGACGCAGTTTGAAGGCATTGCCGATCTAGGGTTGGATTTTGCACTGGTGGTGACGTTTATTGGTATCGTCGTGCCGCTGATTGTATCGCGTCCGATGTTGATCAGTGCGCTGGTGGCCGGGATTGTCGCCTTGCTGACGAACAACATGGAGAATAAGGCCGGGTTGATGGTGGCGGCTTTTGCCGGGATTGCTGCGGGGATGCTGGCAGAAGCCATTTTGCAGCCGGATCCACAAAAGCCAGTTGTGACCCTGAACGGAGATGGCTCATGA
- a CDS encoding AzlD domain-containing protein produces MTLTMQEVLLIVGMFAVTFSVRYVPIVLVGRIQLSDRVQRALNYVPVAVLTAICAPAIFMPEGTLALSLENAALVGGAASILIAWRTRNLLLTIVLGMVIYMGWRALMGA; encoded by the coding sequence ATGACTTTGACCATGCAGGAAGTGTTATTGATCGTGGGAATGTTCGCCGTGACGTTCAGCGTGCGGTATGTGCCTATCGTGCTGGTTGGGCGTATCCAACTATCGGACCGCGTGCAGCGCGCGCTGAACTATGTGCCGGTTGCTGTGCTGACTGCGATCTGTGCCCCGGCAATCTTCATGCCAGAAGGCACACTGGCGCTCAGCCTGGAAAATGCCGCGTTAGTCGGCGGTGCTGCCAGTATACTCATCGCATGGCGTACGCGTAACTTGCTGCTGACGATTGTCCTGGGCATGGTCATTTACATGGGATGGCGCGCATTGATGGGCGCTTAG
- a CDS encoding tetratricopeptide repeat protein — MIYGRKTQNSYPGRGVVLAIQAILILGIAYFGIEALANIFDKMAPSPYNANSVVVYPSNASSSTAWDVDRSTMNAEYASYYSHLGHQYLYITGEPAQALVQFNKAQSFAPNDPNADLAIGVAYEHMDMPSRAAAEFLDYLRMNEDYYVPQAWYDEVRQTVQMYEGRIFAYDVDATAGDTLSVRAQSVEYNEVDPLIVILDPYGNPLTGRDDVLDGRQVLSMDAFINEYSLPISGDYTVLVSHAGGGSIGMVDVTVDLD, encoded by the coding sequence ATGATCTACGGACGCAAAACACAGAATAGCTATCCGGGCCGGGGTGTGGTGCTCGCAATTCAGGCGATTTTGATCTTGGGCATCGCCTACTTTGGCATCGAGGCTTTGGCAAATATCTTCGATAAAATGGCCCCTTCACCTTACAATGCTAATTCGGTGGTTGTTTATCCATCGAATGCATCATCGTCAACGGCCTGGGATGTTGACCGTAGTACGATGAATGCGGAGTATGCAAGCTATTATTCTCACCTGGGTCACCAATACCTTTACATAACGGGTGAACCTGCTCAAGCCCTTGTTCAGTTCAATAAGGCACAGTCTTTTGCGCCGAATGACCCGAATGCTGACCTGGCTATTGGCGTCGCTTACGAACATATGGATATGCCCAGTCGCGCGGCAGCTGAATTCCTCGATTATCTACGGATGAACGAAGATTATTATGTACCTCAGGCCTGGTATGATGAAGTCCGCCAGACCGTGCAGATGTATGAAGGCCGTATCTTCGCCTATGATGTCGATGCAACTGCTGGCGATACCCTGAGTGTCCGTGCACAGAGCGTTGAATACAACGAAGTTGATCCGCTGATTGTGATCCTCGATCCTTATGGCAACCCGCTGACCGGACGCGATGATGTCCTGGATGGCCGCCAAGTTCTGTCGATGGATGCCTTCATCAACGAATACAGCCTCCCCATCAGCGGTGATTACACCGTGCTGGTGAGCCATGCAGGTGGCGGCAGTATCGGTATGGTGGATGTCACGGTCGATCTCGACTAA
- a CDS encoding CRTAC1 family protein, which translates to MFIDRSALLQGNSERLHYGICVTDIDGDGHFEWFVAGFGVPNRAYKWTGQDYQDIAPRTLADARRQALGLAACDIDANGREEIYVLNTDTFGGAKRFADRLFAYGDSWVDLFELPQNKDALNLTSGRSVVAIDRNGNGLYGLFVANYGGPMRLYELDDDGILRDVAPEAGLDLVTGGRGLVALPIVSNRMDIFAGNEHGPNFLFRNKGDGTFEEIAAQLGIGDPFEHVRGIAVLDTNSDGRFDLVYGNWEGPHRMFVQSTDGIWDDIAPPEMAQPSRIRTVIAADFDNDGYEELFFNNIGEPNRLFALRDGDWESIPIGDALEPDGLGTGAAVADTDGDGRLELLIAHGESSPQPLSLYHTVPNLNHYLRVLPLTRYGAPARGAIVMLQTSTRIQRRAIDAGSGYLCQMEPVAHFGLGQEMAVERVIVHWPDGRTYQVDNPLIDQLLRVPYPTD; encoded by the coding sequence ATGTTCATTGACAGAAGCGCACTGCTTCAAGGTAACTCTGAGCGACTCCACTATGGTATTTGCGTCACCGACATCGACGGTGATGGGCATTTTGAGTGGTTTGTTGCTGGTTTTGGCGTCCCCAACCGGGCTTATAAATGGACAGGCCAGGATTATCAGGATATTGCGCCGCGCACTCTGGCGGATGCCCGCCGTCAGGCGTTAGGGCTGGCAGCATGTGATATTGACGCCAATGGCCGGGAAGAAATTTACGTCCTCAACACAGATACATTTGGCGGGGCTAAACGCTTTGCAGACCGCCTCTTCGCCTATGGCGATAGTTGGGTCGATCTCTTTGAACTGCCCCAAAATAAAGATGCCCTCAATCTGACGTCTGGACGTTCCGTTGTGGCGATTGACCGTAATGGCAACGGGCTGTATGGGCTTTTCGTCGCCAATTATGGCGGCCCCATGCGCCTCTATGAACTGGATGACGACGGCATCCTGCGGGATGTGGCCCCAGAGGCAGGCCTGGACCTGGTGACAGGTGGGCGCGGCCTGGTAGCGTTACCGATTGTCAGCAACCGCATGGATATCTTTGCAGGCAATGAACACGGGCCAAATTTCTTGTTCCGCAACAAAGGCGATGGCACCTTTGAAGAGATCGCGGCCCAGCTCGGCATTGGGGATCCATTTGAGCATGTGCGCGGCATCGCCGTGCTGGATACCAACAGTGATGGCCGTTTTGACCTAGTTTATGGCAATTGGGAAGGCCCACACCGGATGTTCGTGCAGAGCACAGACGGCATCTGGGATGACATCGCCCCGCCGGAGATGGCTCAACCGTCACGTATTCGCACGGTGATTGCGGCAGACTTCGACAATGATGGCTACGAAGAATTGTTCTTCAACAACATTGGAGAGCCTAACCGCCTATTTGCGCTGCGTGATGGCGATTGGGAGAGTATCCCTATTGGGGACGCCCTGGAGCCCGATGGCCTGGGCACGGGCGCAGCCGTCGCAGATACAGATGGTGATGGCCGCCTGGAACTGCTCATCGCCCATGGGGAGAGCAGTCCGCAACCCCTCAGCCTGTATCACACCGTCCCCAACCTCAACCATTATTTACGCGTCCTGCCCCTGACGCGCTATGGAGCCCCGGCACGTGGTGCCATCGTTATGCTGCAAACCAGCACCCGCATACAGCGACGCGCTATCGACGCGGGCAGCGGGTATTTGTGCCAGATGGAGCCTGTAGCCCATTTTGGTCTGGGGCAAGAAATGGCCGTTGAACGTGTCATCGTTCACTGGCCAGATGGTCGCACCTATCAGGTCGATAACCCATTGATTGATCAGCTACTGCGGGTGCCTTACCCTACAGATTAG
- a CDS encoding glycosyltransferase family 9 protein — MMATAALKAIRRHYPEADITFAVGGWSRQAIEFHTDLNHILDTGQAAMPVKRLGGFWNMVSALRLGSYDIAVSLVRSPLMSLAVGLSGIPIRAGISSGWRGFGYTHKAPTSPADVRPEAQIYLDVVAALGINTEGCYVNLPVPPEATAYISDFLTRRGIKGPYLVVNPAGGSNPGMAMHSKRWPPESFAQVADALAKAYGWQVVLLAGPDDSGIVNTVRSQMQAHTTTFIGELSFPQIAALTSQAALYIGNDTGLTHIAAASGAPTVTVFGPSDPARYAPYTPRALALWKSVALDQGGVQQTQQMQWDWTRDGIQPEDALQQIHTFIETPGNTQ; from the coding sequence ATGATGGCAACGGCTGCCCTCAAGGCCATAAGGCGCCACTATCCAGAGGCTGACATCACCTTTGCCGTAGGCGGATGGTCGCGGCAAGCGATTGAATTTCACACGGATTTAAACCACATTCTGGATACGGGTCAGGCAGCCATGCCCGTTAAGCGCCTGGGTGGGTTCTGGAATATGGTCTCTGCTTTGCGCCTGGGTAGCTATGATATCGCTGTTTCGTTGGTGCGCTCCCCCTTGATGAGCTTAGCCGTTGGATTGAGCGGCATCCCTATCCGCGCAGGCATCAGCAGTGGTTGGCGCGGCTTCGGCTATACACACAAAGCGCCTACCAGCCCCGCCGACGTGCGCCCGGAAGCCCAGATTTATCTGGACGTAGTAGCTGCCCTTGGCATCAATACCGAAGGCTGTTATGTGAACCTACCTGTCCCCCCAGAAGCCACAGCCTACATCAGCGACTTTTTAACACGACGCGGCATCAAAGGGCCTTATCTCGTGGTCAACCCCGCTGGCGGGAGCAACCCAGGGATGGCGATGCATAGCAAACGCTGGCCGCCGGAGTCCTTCGCCCAGGTGGCAGATGCTTTAGCTAAAGCTTATGGGTGGCAGGTGGTCTTGCTCGCAGGGCCAGATGATAGTGGCATCGTCAACACCGTCCGCAGCCAGATGCAGGCCCACACCACGACCTTCATCGGTGAACTGAGTTTCCCACAGATTGCAGCGCTGACGAGCCAAGCGGCCCTATACATCGGCAATGATACGGGCCTGACGCACATAGCTGCGGCTTCTGGCGCGCCCACGGTGACGGTCTTCGGCCCCAGCGACCCGGCCCGTTATGCGCCCTATACGCCACGTGCCCTAGCCTTATGGAAGTCCGTCGCGCTCGATCAGGGCGGTGTCCAGCAGACGCAGCAAATGCAGTGGGATTGGACGCGCGATGGCATCCAGCCAGAAGACGCATTGCAACAGATCCACACGTTTATAGAGACGCCCGGCAATACTCAATAA
- a CDS encoding chloride channel protein: MIHYPRTLLNRLPVSENSTLLALAVVVGLATGVSVTLFRSAIDWFHEVFVVELGQNHIGVWLSSIGANPSLSIIPILMLVGLVVGWISYRFIGHERHHGVAGIIESVALTGGRLPFFKAPAKVFAAVLSLAAGASVGPEDPSVQIGANLGSFFGQKLNFGEEYINLLVAAGAASAIASAFNAPIAGVFFALEIVLREFTSRTFGIVVLSAVISAGFTRSVRGANPIFDGLEFILGNPLQLVFYLLLGVLLAGVSVVAIRFFYWQKRTWDKALNVPIPVKTALTGLVIGIVGIFLPQIMGAGEEVMHDVLTGHFHDGIALLLLLGVVKWVMTATSIGGHFVGGVFAPVLFVGIFLGDAYGEVVRLFLPESVVGAPQTYAIAGMAGLLAGIVRAPITAIMLVFEITDDYALILPMMLTAGICVILLERTSVRGIYMTSLAQGGLYLKQGRDIDLMQAVTVQEAMRQPAPTVPVHADLRELRDAFHEQQTRALCVINDNQELYGIVTLGDLQRAFEKALVDPDNAAKTVGDIATQEIITARPEEALWSAIRKMGVHEIGRLPVVDSHNGAVVGLLRRHDIMNAYNVAASRKLREQHIAEQVRLQTLTGAHVVEYRIRADSSLSEKQIKDIEWPPESVIASIQRKGRLIVPHGSTVLKPNDTLTIVADEHSELLLDRMFESRPMVEV, from the coding sequence ATGATTCATTATCCGCGCACACTCCTGAACCGCTTGCCCGTTTCAGAAAACTCCACACTCTTAGCATTGGCTGTTGTTGTTGGCCTGGCAACCGGTGTCTCGGTTACTTTGTTTCGTAGTGCTATCGACTGGTTTCATGAGGTATTCGTCGTAGAGTTGGGCCAGAATCATATTGGCGTCTGGCTGAGCAGCATCGGCGCCAACCCAAGCCTGAGTATTATCCCGATCTTGATGCTGGTCGGCCTCGTTGTGGGTTGGATCTCGTATCGCTTCATCGGGCATGAACGGCACCACGGTGTCGCTGGGATTATCGAATCCGTCGCGCTAACAGGTGGTCGCTTACCTTTCTTCAAAGCACCCGCAAAAGTCTTTGCCGCGGTTCTCTCCTTAGCTGCGGGGGCTTCTGTCGGCCCTGAAGACCCAAGCGTGCAAATTGGTGCGAACCTGGGTTCCTTCTTCGGCCAGAAGTTGAACTTCGGCGAAGAGTATATTAACCTACTCGTCGCCGCTGGTGCTGCCAGCGCGATCGCTTCCGCCTTCAACGCCCCGATCGCCGGGGTGTTTTTCGCTCTGGAGATCGTCCTTCGCGAGTTCACATCGCGCACGTTCGGTATTGTGGTGTTATCTGCTGTCATCTCCGCAGGCTTCACCCGGAGCGTCCGTGGCGCGAACCCAATTTTTGATGGCCTGGAATTCATTTTAGGGAACCCGCTGCAACTCGTCTTTTACCTGTTATTAGGCGTCTTGCTTGCCGGTGTTTCTGTCGTCGCCATTCGCTTTTTCTACTGGCAAAAGCGCACATGGGATAAAGCCCTCAACGTCCCGATCCCGGTTAAGACAGCTTTGACGGGCCTCGTCATCGGCATCGTAGGTATCTTCCTGCCCCAGATCATGGGCGCTGGTGAAGAAGTCATGCATGATGTCCTCACCGGGCACTTCCATGATGGGATTGCCTTGCTGCTGCTGCTTGGCGTTGTCAAATGGGTGATGACAGCGACCAGCATTGGTGGTCATTTCGTCGGTGGTGTCTTCGCTCCGGTGCTCTTTGTGGGTATCTTCCTGGGTGATGCCTATGGCGAAGTGGTACGGCTCTTCCTGCCGGAATCCGTTGTGGGTGCACCGCAGACGTATGCCATCGCCGGGATGGCTGGCTTGCTGGCGGGTATTGTACGCGCACCCATTACAGCCATTATGCTCGTGTTTGAAATTACAGATGACTATGCGCTCATCCTGCCTATGATGCTCACGGCGGGTATTTGCGTCATTTTGCTGGAACGTACGAGCGTGCGCGGCATTTATATGACCAGCCTCGCACAAGGTGGCCTCTATCTGAAGCAGGGCCGCGATATTGACCTGATGCAGGCCGTGACCGTGCAAGAAGCCATGCGCCAGCCCGCCCCCACCGTCCCCGTTCACGCGGACTTGCGCGAACTGCGCGACGCCTTCCATGAACAGCAAACCAGGGCCCTGTGCGTGATCAACGATAATCAGGAATTATACGGCATCGTGACGCTTGGCGACTTACAGCGCGCCTTTGAAAAAGCGCTCGTTGATCCTGATAACGCTGCAAAAACCGTCGGCGATATTGCCACGCAGGAGATTATCACCGCACGACCAGAAGAAGCGCTGTGGTCCGCGATCCGTAAAATGGGCGTCCATGAAATTGGCCGTTTGCCCGTTGTGGATAGCCATAACGGGGCTGTCGTGGGCTTATTACGCCGTCACGATATTATGAACGCTTATAACGTAGCCGCCTCTCGTAAATTACGCGAACAGCATATTGCGGAGCAAGTCCGCTTGCAGACGCTCACAGGCGCACACGTCGTAGAATATCGTATTCGTGCGGATTCCAGCCTGAGCGAAAAGCAAATCAAAGATATTGAATGGCCGCCTGAATCTGTGATCGCCTCCATCCAACGCAAAGGCCGCCTGATCGTACCGCATGGGTCCACTGTGCTCAAACCAAACGATACACTGACGATTGTCGCCGACGAACACAGCGAACTCCTGCTGGACCGCATGTTTGAATCCAGACCGATGGTCGAGGTATAA
- a CDS encoding carbamoyltransferase family protein, with product MYILGINAYHGGASACLIEDGKLIAAAEEERFRRIKYWAGFPTLAIQWCLVEAGITAYDLDHIGISRKPDGYTLQKALFAFRHRPSLSLVRDRLNNNMRVTSLKEDFVERMAVRAADIKAEFHNVEHHRAHMASAFHVSPYEDAAVLSVDGAGDFVTTMWGTGQGNTLTVNDQIHFPHSLGIFYETLTQWLGFVKYGDTGKVMGLAPYGEPRYMDEMHQLIQIQRDGTFKLDLDYFLHHAEGASMTWEGDEEPVVGRLYSDKLLRLFGDARVPRTEITQHHMDVAASLQATLEEVEMALINKLQRETGKKALCMAGGVALNSALNGKILPQTDFEDIYIHPAANDAGTSLGVCYYIYHDLLGKPRNFEMTNAYTGPEWDEAHMAAALDEYDIAYETLSDEDLLKRSAEIIAQGDVLGWFQGRMEWGPRALGHRSILANPRRTDMKDILNARIKNREKFRPFAPSVLMDHVGEYFDQDYPDPFMLKVYGIKPEKQAEIPAVTHVDGTGRLQTVSPKESPRYHALISAFYAETGTPIVLNTSFNENEPIVNTPKEAVDCYARTKMDALAIGNFLAIKSK from the coding sequence ATGTATATCCTCGGTATCAATGCCTATCATGGCGGGGCCTCGGCCTGCCTGATCGAAGATGGCAAACTCATTGCGGCGGCAGAAGAAGAACGCTTCCGCCGGATTAAGTATTGGGCCGGCTTCCCGACCCTGGCGATTCAGTGGTGCCTGGTAGAAGCGGGCATCACAGCCTATGACCTCGACCATATTGGCATCTCGCGCAAGCCAGATGGCTATACATTGCAAAAGGCGCTCTTTGCCTTTCGCCATCGCCCAAGCCTGAGCCTGGTCCGGGATCGTCTCAACAACAATATGCGCGTCACATCGCTCAAAGAAGATTTTGTTGAGCGAATGGCGGTGCGTGCTGCGGATATAAAGGCTGAGTTCCACAATGTGGAGCATCACCGTGCGCATATGGCGAGTGCGTTCCACGTCTCGCCCTATGAAGATGCGGCTGTGCTCAGTGTGGATGGCGCTGGCGATTTCGTCACAACGATGTGGGGCACAGGCCAGGGCAACACCCTGACGGTAAACGACCAGATACATTTCCCGCATTCACTGGGTATCTTTTACGAAACGCTGACGCAGTGGCTTGGCTTCGTTAAATATGGTGACACAGGTAAGGTCATGGGCCTGGCCCCATATGGGGAGCCACGTTACATGGATGAGATGCATCAGCTTATCCAGATACAGCGTGATGGCACCTTCAAGCTGGACCTGGACTATTTCCTGCATCATGCCGAAGGCGCTTCTATGACCTGGGAGGGTGATGAAGAGCCTGTGGTAGGCCGCCTATATAGCGATAAGCTGCTGCGGCTGTTTGGGGATGCTCGTGTGCCCCGTACGGAGATCACACAGCATCACATGGATGTCGCTGCTAGCTTGCAAGCTACGTTGGAAGAAGTAGAGATGGCGCTCATCAACAAGTTGCAGCGCGAAACAGGTAAGAAAGCCCTTTGCATGGCGGGGGGCGTCGCGCTCAACAGCGCCCTCAATGGCAAAATTTTGCCACAGACTGACTTTGAGGATATTTATATTCACCCGGCGGCAAATGATGCCGGGACTTCTTTAGGCGTCTGCTATTACATCTACCATGATTTGTTGGGCAAGCCGCGCAACTTTGAGATGACCAACGCCTATACAGGCCCAGAGTGGGATGAGGCGCATATGGCCGCCGCGCTGGATGAATACGATATTGCTTACGAAACGCTCAGCGATGAAGACCTGCTCAAGCGCTCTGCTGAAATTATCGCCCAAGGGGATGTGTTGGGCTGGTTCCAGGGCCGCATGGAATGGGGACCGCGTGCCTTGGGGCATCGCAGCATCCTGGCGAACCCGCGTCGTACCGATATGAAAGACATCCTCAATGCGCGCATCAAAAACCGCGAGAAGTTCCGTCCCTTCGCGCCGTCGGTGCTGATGGACCATGTTGGCGAATACTTCGATCAGGATTACCCGGACCCCTTCATGCTGAAGGTCTATGGCATTAAGCCGGAGAAGCAGGCTGAAATCCCGGCAGTGACCCATGTTGATGGGACAGGCCGTTTACAGACTGTCTCGCCGAAGGAATCGCCGCGCTATCATGCGCTCATTAGCGCTTTCTATGCGGAGACGGGCACGCCTATCGTGCTGAATACTTCGTTCAATGAGAACGAGCCGATTGTGAACACGCCTAAAGAGGCTGTCGATTGCTATGCCCGTACGAAGATGGATGCTCTAGCAATCGGGAATTTCCTGGCGATTAAGTCGAAGTAA
- a CDS encoding class I SAM-dependent methyltransferase encodes MTYEQQLHDEAELWGTEAQRMAGQVLPDWRAHRHLLYNVINHQQDIDALLAQIQPGMQTLELGCASGWLTLAMAQRGANATGYDISPKSLQVARDYYATIAHEVPGTVQYDVQDLNNLSLPHAAYDVVVVKGTLHHLVNMPQVIAEVHQSLKPGGLFWVSDEAGDVNMRSALFSSALMFLLPTQVSYREKFGGLLKFGLNAPSRIKASMEAEDLSPFEGAGREHDWLALVQAQFADVRVFNKPAVTGYLAHQINLSRWLAIPLLRMIGAIDSLMVRIGLLKNTGVVVYARK; translated from the coding sequence ATGACCTACGAGCAGCAGTTACATGATGAAGCTGAATTATGGGGCACTGAAGCACAGCGTATGGCTGGGCAGGTGCTGCCGGATTGGCGCGCGCATCGGCATTTGCTCTATAACGTCATCAATCATCAGCAGGATATCGATGCCCTGCTGGCGCAGATTCAGCCCGGTATGCAAACGCTCGAATTGGGTTGTGCCAGTGGTTGGCTGACTCTGGCAATGGCTCAGCGCGGTGCTAATGCCACTGGCTATGATATCAGCCCTAAGTCGCTGCAAGTCGCACGAGATTATTACGCGACGATCGCGCATGAGGTGCCTGGGACGGTCCAATATGATGTACAGGACCTGAATAACCTGTCTTTGCCGCATGCTGCCTACGATGTGGTTGTGGTCAAGGGCACGCTGCATCATCTGGTGAATATGCCCCAGGTCATCGCGGAAGTTCACCAGTCGCTCAAGCCGGGCGGCTTGTTCTGGGTGAGCGATGAAGCGGGCGACGTCAATATGCGCTCGGCCCTGTTTTCATCTGCGCTGATGTTCCTGCTGCCGACCCAGGTCAGCTATCGGGAGAAATTCGGTGGGCTGCTTAAGTTCGGCCTGAACGCGCCTTCGCGCATCAAAGCCAGTATGGAAGCTGAGGACCTCTCGCCATTTGAAGGGGCGGGCCGCGAGCATGATTGGTTGGCGCTGGTACAGGCCCAATTCGCAGATGTGCGCGTCTTCAATAAGCCTGCTGTGACGGGCTATCTGGCGCACCAGATTAACCTGTCGCGCTGGCTGGCGATCCCGCTGCTGCGCATGATTGGCGCGATTGACAGCCTGATGGTGCGGATTGGCCTGCTCAAAAATACGGGCGTGGTCGTCTACGCTCGTAAATAA
- a CDS encoding class I SAM-dependent methyltransferase, with product MSQLDAASPRVAENIERHTIDRCNLCGYRETQPFCPQNGRGLVQCQNCGLVYVGQQPDPEELYALYGETYFHNDESGEVGYTNYIKDEKNIRKTVNRRFDHIEKFVQPGKMIDIGCAMGFFIDEASKRGWQVEGMDVSHFAVEYVKERFGHNVYQGSLDTLELEEGAYDLVTMYDVIEHVPDPKAYMMRVASLLRSGGIFELATPDVDSIPAKLTGKRWIGYKLSEEHVYYFSVNTLRQMLDYAGFDVVHVRHIGKYVTLRLFLDRLGFYAPWLSKPLQALERTFKLSERAQYINPFDIVAITARKR from the coding sequence GTGAGCCAGTTAGATGCCGCCAGCCCTCGTGTGGCGGAAAATATCGAACGCCACACCATCGACCGCTGTAATTTATGCGGCTACCGAGAAACACAGCCTTTCTGCCCCCAAAATGGGCGCGGCCTGGTTCAATGCCAGAACTGCGGCCTCGTTTATGTCGGTCAACAGCCCGACCCGGAAGAATTGTATGCGCTCTATGGCGAGACTTACTTCCATAATGACGAATCGGGCGAAGTCGGCTACACTAATTACATCAAAGACGAGAAGAATATCCGCAAGACGGTCAATCGTCGCTTCGACCATATCGAGAAGTTCGTCCAACCCGGCAAGATGATCGACATAGGCTGCGCGATGGGCTTCTTCATCGATGAAGCCAGCAAGCGTGGTTGGCAGGTGGAAGGCATGGATGTCTCTCACTTCGCGGTGGAATATGTGAAAGAGCGCTTCGGCCATAATGTTTATCAGGGCAGCCTGGATACACTAGAGCTTGAAGAAGGCGCTTATGACCTCGTGACGATGTATGACGTCATCGAGCACGTGCCGGACCCCAAAGCCTACATGATGCGCGTTGCGTCACTGCTGCGCTCTGGTGGTATTTTTGAGCTCGCCACGCCGGATGTCGACAGCATTCCTGCTAAGCTGACGGGCAAGCGTTGGATTGGCTACAAGCTCTCGGAAGAGCACGTCTATTATTTCTCCGTCAACACTTTGCGCCAGATGCTGGATTACGCCGGCTTTGATGTCGTCCATGTACGCCACATCGGCAAATATGTGACACTGCGCCTCTTTCTGGATCGCCTGGGCTTTTACGCGCCCTGGCTGAGTAAGCCGCTTCAAGCGCTGGAACGGACCTTCAAGCTCTCCGAACGGGCCCAATATATCAATCCATTCGACATCGTTGCCATCACAGCCCGCAAGCGCTAA